From the genome of Tenrec ecaudatus isolate mTenEca1 chromosome 1, mTenEca1.hap1, whole genome shotgun sequence:
CGCATCACAGACATGACCCCCGGCAGGAGCACCTCAACCCCCATTTCCATCACCCCAAACTGCCATCGTCTGTAACCTGCCAACCACCAGCACCATTGCCACAAACACCTGGTGGCCAACAATCATCACCACCAACGCTACCTGTTACTGCTCGATTGACTCTCTTGACTGAAAATAAACTTTCATTTAGTGACCTAGAGAGAGGTTCCATCACCCTGGCCAACATTTTCAAAGGATCGTAGGATCCATCGTCGTTTAAAAGCCGCCTCAGGAGAACCGACCTGGGCACTTGTCGCCCAGGAAAGAGGGGCCAGTCTGTGACTTCCAAAGGTGCACATTATTCCAGGAAAAGAATGTCCTTGGGTAGGCTGACTTGGGACAAAGCGTCCTGACTGGATGCTACTCAACTCAAAGTCAGCTCCAGAACCAGCTCGGAGCTCAAGCCTTGGGTCAGACTTGATACAGTGCACTGATGACGTGTTGGTGAAGGATATCGCAACATACGACGGACTACTAGAAGGCAGAACAAAGATGGCTTTGGGAAAAGCAAGCACTCCTTAGAAAGAAGGATGGACAGACGGCACCCCACGGACTTTGGAAATGTTCTCAGGAGGAAGCAGACCCCAGAGAAGGACAGCGCGCTTAGTAAAGTcggtcagtgaagaagaggacgGAACTCAAGGAGATAAGAAGATACAATGGAGACAGCATAGCTCAAGCCCAGCACCGATGGTGAGGACGGCCCAGGGCCGGGTTTCATTCCGTGGTCCCAGAGTCGCTCGGAGCTGGAACCCATTCAGTGGCCGCTAATACCAGCAACCAGCCAAGGACCTGAATGAGCAATGGGAGGTGACTTCTCGTAAGGTCACCATGATCCGGCTCCCATTGTCCCCCCAGAGGGAGGAACCACCATGGGATTTCTCATGGGGATCCCCACAGCCACACGGTGCCCCGAGGGAAAGGACCCTCTTCACAGCAAGTCGAGATTCTTCCTCTTCTCTAACCCTCTGGGGGAAGCTGGGGCTTCCCGGAGGAGAGAGACCACAAACCAAGCGGAGCAGGGTGGCAGGAAACTCAAGAAGCCACAAAACTCTCAAGCCCAGCTTCCTGCCTCAGTTTACGTGAGAAAATGCCCGCTCTTTCTACCGCTGGTCACTCTCCCAGCCACCCACGTGACCCTCATAACTGCCAACATCACCTCCATCCCCACCGGGCCTGGGGGAAATGCCAGTACCCCATCATGCCCATCCCTGCTGGGGTCACTTCCTCTAGTTCCCTAGCTGAGTTGGACAGCTTGCTGTGTAGGCTGTGGCTTCTGATCCTGCTGAGACTCCCGCACTGAGGCAGAGGAGGGCATATCCCAGAGAACCCAGGGGTAGCAAGGTGAGCGATGCTGTTACCTGGAGGATGGGGAGTGTGAGAGCTCCCCAGAGCAGTGGGAGGATGCAGGTGGAGTCAGAAAGAGCCTCCTCATCGTCGGCCCTGCCACACTGATGGACAGACAGCCGGCCGTGCTGCCACAGTGGGCTAGCACtgagctgctagctacaaggtcagcgcTGCAGTCctacatctgctcccataaaggtttccaGTCTCACGTAAAAATGGTTCAACGTTACAAAAACAATACAGCctaccagattaaaaaaaaaaaaaggtttgtgTGTGAAAAACCACACCATCATATCAATTgacacagaaaaggcatttaGCAAAAATCCAGGCACCATTCCTGGCAAaagcactcaacaaaataggaataggaGGTAGATTCCTCAACTTAATAAAAGGCGTACATGCAAGAACAGCAGCAAACTCAAGGGGGAGGAACCTGAGAGCATTCCCCTGTtgagaaccagacaaagatgctctTCATCCGACTCTCATTCGAGATTGTACTGGAAGACTTAGCCAGCTACCAGACAACAGAAAGAAGGGAAAGGCATCCAAGTAGGCAAAGAAgtaatctctctctctttgcagatgatatggttttatatgtagaaaacccaaagacacaataagaaaaattttggaACTCATGGAAAGATTCAGCAAAATATCACGGTGTAAGATCAGCATACATAAATCCATCAGATTCCTGTAGACTAATGAAGAGCATTCTGAACAGGAGTTCAAGAAGAGTACCATTTACAGTAGACatctaaaaaaagaaataggaaggaACATTGCCAGAGTGTGGCAGGTACAcaatctgctggcaacttgagaggaaggggtggagtctagcctgtcaatcaggtcatagccaatcatgcctctgtgtgggcatggccttctgaggattctgggaactcctgtcttcctccctggaagtgggacatACGCTCTCTTTGCTCAgtcttcttgctgacaagccacatggagctactctgatagaggcagagctctggagctggaggagccacgtggagacccacgccagcactgaaatgcttccacaagacttttccacccagtggcctgtgatcttcctgcattcagtgtcattgcctgTGTCGTGTGAGTATgaagggaatttatagactggtatggggcatatggactaatctcagacttgtggacttgatctggactgggctgtgattttttcttcatatacaactactctttgatataaagttctctcttacacacatgcatgaatctccctggatttgtttccctagtcaacttaGTCTAACacacagagaaacaaaaggcttGCACAAAGAAAACGATAAAGCATTACTACAAGAGACCGAAAGAAACCTACCGCAATGGGAGAGAATATACCGCGTTCGTTCATGGgtaggaagacttaacattgtgaaaatgtcaatactacccacaAAAGTGATCCAAGGACAGAATGTGATTCCAATCCAGAtctcagcatcattctttaaagagatggaaaaatgaaCCTCTGACTTTGTATGGAAAGAGACTCAAGATGAACAAAGCAGAGCAGAGTAAGAGCCTCTCACTTTGTGAGCTCCAAACCCACGACCCAGTCAGGGGAGTCAGAACAGTCCATACTGGTACAAGGAGAgatacagaggcatgggaacagcCTAGAGAATGCAGGAACAAATAAACCCATCCATTCATCTACAGATAACTAAGTTTTGAGAAAGGACCGAAGCAGATTAAATGGGGGAGACAGACTCTCTTCAatgaatggtgctggaaaaattggatttccatttgtAGAAGAATGAACCATGCCTCACTCTATATATAAAAATGTACTCTAGATgaattaagagcccccaataagatgatttatgaaaataaatagcaaagtagaaagatggaaaaataataacaaaaggaagaagaaaaagtatgACCTGATATGTAACCACCCCGCCCCCCctgccacctaattcacaataaaacatttaGGAACAAAGAATGACCGCCTCAGTAACTAgggagttctattctgtcctctgtggtcctcacccccactcccccacccctgatTTCACCCCGCCCATCTCACACGTGCTCACCATTGGCAATCTTTAGCTCCATCCACAGCTTGGCCACCTCTTCCTGAAGTCTCCATAGGGACTCTGAAGCTTCACGCTTCTCGTTCAAGCCTTGGGGAAGCGAGGGCAGGATTCAGTGCTCAGAAACTAACTCCGACCACCTTgggaccccctcccctcccctcggcCCTCCCAGGCTCACTTGTGGCTTTCAGGTTGTCCAAGTCCGCTCCAAGGCCATCCAGGTTCTGAGAGAGCTCGCCCTctggggtgggaaggacagaacagATGTCAGGAAGGGTCCCCCAGCCAGCCCCCCAGCCAGCTGCATGGTGCCCATGGCCCCCGGCCCCTGGGCAGGGCCTCACCCTGAGACTGCATGCTCTTCTGTTCTGCTCGGATGTGTTCTATGCTCTCCAGCATCTTGGCAGCTGTTCAGGGAGGGGTCAGGGGTGAGAAACTGCTTGCAAGGTctgtccccctccccgcccccctctgtCCAGGTGGCCTCTTAGCCTGGGCCCTCAGGGCCACCCGTTCATTTTGGAGTCCATGGTGGGGACACAGGTGGAATCTCGGTCACCAAGCCTCCAACCACCCCGCCTCTGGACCCCCAACCTGAAGTCACTCACCCTGGGACTTCTGGGCCATCTGGTCACTCTTGTGTCTTTCCAGGTCCTTGGAAACTCGAGACACTGGGGCAGCAGAGAAAGGGTCCTTGGGAACCGTGAGGGCAGGACCTTGACACGcccgccccccatccccacccccagtgtCTGCCTGTGGCTTCTTTTGTTGTAGAAAAAGCTATGCTGTGGAGAGAACCTGCATgcgtaccccacccccaccccgattaCCTGGTTCAGGTTACCAGGCACTGTCTAAGGGTGTCCTGAATCCTAGCTCCTGTCTACGTCATGCACGAACACAACgcccattttacagacaaggagACTGAGGCCAAGAGGGGCCATGCAAATCCTATAACGTCAACAGATGTTCACAGCCCACCAGGCCCTCCTCTCTAAGCCTCTGGCGGAGAGGCGGGTCCCTGTGGGGGAGGGCAGGTCCAGAGGTGGGTCACCCCTTCCCCCAGGTCCCATGGTGGTTAGTGGTCGGAGGGGACCAGAGCCTGgtgtcctcacccccaccctgggaCCTTGCATACCGTTCTGTCTGGCGAACCCTTCCAGCTGTTTCAGGTTCTTCTCCATGTCCCagtctggggagagggggagggagagcttGTGCCatgcccctacccctgccccactTTCCTGCAGGGGATGGAGGAGAGATGCTGACAGGGTGGGGAATGCTGGCGGGGTTGGGGCTCTAGCGGGTGGGGGGGCAGGTGAGAAGGCACGTGATGGAGGGAGCTGCTGGGGTCTTTGAGTCTGAGAGGGGTGTTCTGGCAGGGACATGGGTAGGCTCAGCGAGTTTGTGTTGgggggagcgggggtgggggggacacgaGGGTGTTCTCACGCCACAGGATGAGTAGAGTCAGCAACACAGCACCCATGGAGACCGTTGCCATCCCCAACAATATGATCCGCGTGCCCTGCCTGCAGCACGGCTTCCTGGGGGGCTTCTCAAACCCTGTAGGAGCAGCGGGGAGAGAGGTGTGGGGGGAGGGACATGGTGAGCGACTAGCTGAGGCTGGGCTCTGGCCCTGCCTGCCTCACCATCAGAGTCCCGCTGTCCTGGGAGACTGTCCTGAGACCGCAGCAAAGCAGAGGGTCTCAGTGGACCCCGGACTTCTCAGCACACCATCCCTGCAGGTGGTTGCCTTACAAGTCCCTGTCCACTCTGCGTCCAAGCCCACTGCACCCCAGTCTGTGCCTCCGGCCTTGGTCTGGCCATCTCTGCATCCTAATGCCTCTGGGTCTGTCCCTCTGGCCAGCGCCGTCTCGGCCGTCTGCTCTCTCTATAGCCCAGGAGCTGGCAGGCCTGACTTGGGTCCAGGTCATTGCCCACAAGAGCAGGCTAGATGACTGACCCCGGacgtccccctcctcctcccttgaaGGATTTCATTACCCCAGCCGCTGCCGGGTCCCCTGCATCACCTCGTCCCCCACTTCTGGAGGCCAGCCTTCACCCTATACCTGGTCCAACTCTGCCTGTTGCCCGTCTCTACCCCTAATCTCAGGAGCCCTGCCCCCATCATTTGCTCCCCAAACTCTGCCTCCAGGCAGCCCCCGGCCCTGGGTCCCCAGCCCCCTTTGCTCACCCTGGTCCTGAGGATCCATTCAGCAGAGTCCTGACTCTTGGCTCCCACTCCACCTGCCCTCGGCTCCGTGGGGCTCCTAGCACCCCAGCCGGGCCGGTCTTTTTGTCTGGAGGGTGTTGCTGCTTCCCTCTCGTGCCCGCCCTCATTCTGGGAAAGTCAGCCGGGCCCCTCCTCCCTCCAATC
Proteins encoded in this window:
- the FCER2 gene encoding low affinity immunoglobulin epsilon Fc receptor, whose product is MEERSYVGFEKPPRKPCCRQGTRIILLGMATVSMGAVLLTLLILWHWDMEKNLKQLEGFARQNVSRVSKDLERHKSDQMAQKSQAAKMLESIEHIRAEQKSMQSQEGELSQNLDGLGADLDNLKATSLNEKREASESLWRLQEEVAKLWMELKIANGSACNICPEQWIHFQKKCYHFGRSRPKKWIQAKHACSDLQGQLVSIHSSEEQDFLSRHASEKGSWIGLQDLDREGEFVWPDGSPVDYSNWRPGEPNDQGLGENCVMLLGTSGQWNDASCRHPLDGWVCERLATC